A single Entelurus aequoreus isolate RoL-2023_Sb linkage group LG11, RoL_Eaeq_v1.1, whole genome shotgun sequence DNA region contains:
- the znf277 gene encoding zinc finger protein 277, which yields MAARERSEDSLDHILEPLCLPEPAADACSDAPSPHCPQSLACLFCSESLPVTQKDGLLKHLVLEHKLVIADVKLIADLPKYLLYWKGRFLEQPITDFCSVIKTNSTGPIEQQEHYFLLCDVLPEDRNLREKLQQKRLVEVLEQQQKEREDCSFRRVCMFCNDEFTGNRSSLLNHMAREHAFSIGLPDNIVYCDELLDTLQSKVDNMQCLYCEKTFRDKVTLKDHMRKKAHRRINCNNQQYDRFYVINYLELGKTWEQVQSEDDRELVDDEDDDWSDWRSHPVSVVCLFCAHQSETMQQICAHMKEVHGFDLHQLRTQLNLGFYQQVKLVNFIRRQIHQNRCYACQGKFQSRGDVLRHIVDEGHVMDLPPVSAWNQPQYYFPTYENDALLCTLCDSDGDQSEENNLDNGVPVIAEDDLELRRAKEESVLSKLLKNTTTSH from the exons ATGGCTGCCAGAGAAAGAAGCGAAGATA GTCTGGACCACATCCTGGAGCCGTTGTGTTTACCGGAGCCAGCAGCAGATGCATGTTCTGATGCTCCAAGTCCACATTGTCCACAGTCGCTGGCATGTCTCTTCTGCTCAGAATCGCTTCCTGTGACGCAGAAGGACGGCCTTCTCAAACACCTGGTGCTGGAGCACAAGTTGGTCATTGCTGATGTGAAACTCATCGCCGACCTCCCAAA GTACCTGCTGTACTGGAAAGGTAGATTTTTGGAGCAgcccatcactgatttctgcagCGTGATAAAGACCAACTCCACCGGGCCCATTG AACAACAGGAGCACTACTTCCTGCTGTGTGACGTCCTTCCGGAAGACCGAAACCTGCGAGAGAAGCTGCAGCAGAAACGACTG GTGGAAGTcctggagcagcagcagaagGAGCGAGAAGACTGCAGCTTCCGTCGCGTCTGCATGTTCTGCAATGACGAGTTCAccggaaacag GTCATCGCTGCTCAATCACATGGCCAGAGAACACGCCTTCAGCATCGGGCTGCCCGACAACATCGTGTACTGCGACGAGCTGCTGGACACATTGCAGAGCAAAGTGGACAA CATGCAGTGTTTGTACTGTGAGAAAACCTTCCGAGACAAAGTAACGCTGAAGGACCACATGAGGAAAAAAGCTCATCGCCGCATCAACTGCAACAACCAGCAGTATGACCGTTTCTATGTCATCAACTATCTG GAACTCGGGAAGACCTGGGAGCAAGTGCAGAGCGAGGACGACCGTGAGCTTGTGGATGATGAAGACGA CGACTGGTCCGACTGGCGGTCTCATCCGGTCTCGGTTGTGTGTTTGTTCTGCGCCCATCAATCGGAGACCATGCAGCAGATCTGCGCCCACATGAAG GAAGTACACGGCTTTGATCTCCATCAGCTGAGGACTCAGCTCA ACCTCGGGTTCTACCAGCAGGTCAAACTAGTCAACTTCATCCGCCGGCAGATCCACCAGAACCGCTGCTACGCCTGTCAGGGCAAGTTCCAGTCCAGAGGCGACGTGTTGCGCCACATCGTGGACGAAGGTCACGTGATGGATCTGCCGCCCGTGTCGGCGTGGAACCAACCACA GTACTACTTCCCCACCTACGAGAACGACGCCCTCCTGTGCACGTTATGCGACAGCGACGGCGATCAAAGTGAAGAAAACAATCTGGACAACGGCGTTCCTGTCATCGCTGAGGACGACTTGGAGCTGAGACGTGCGAAGGAGGAGAGCGTCCTCAGTAAGCTGCTCAAGAACACGACTACGTCACACTAG
- the immp2l gene encoding mitochondrial inner membrane protease subunit 2 — MARQASAGRRYLRAFVSGFFVAVPVTVTVLDRLAYVARVEGASMQPFLNPDATSEGDVVLLNRWSVRNNEVQRGDIVSVMSPRNPQQKIIKRVIGLEGDFIRTLGYKKRYLRVPDGHLWIEGDHRGHSLDSNTFGPVSAGLLHGRASHIIWPPRRWQRIRAHLPPNRAPLYTDEDEE, encoded by the exons ATGGCCCGGCAGGCGTCAGCGGGGCGCCGCTACCTGCGCGCGTTTGTGAGCGGCTTCTTCGTGGCCGTGCCCGTCACCGTGACCGTCCTGGATCGCTTGGCCTACGTGGCCAGGGTGGAGGGGGCGTCCATGCAG CCTTTCTTGAACCCGGACGCGACGTCGGAAGGCGACGTGGTCCTGCTGAACCGCTGGAGCGTGAGGAACAACGAAGTGCAGCGAGGCGACATCGTGTCGGTCAT GTCACCCAGGAACCCTCAGCAGAAGATCATCAAGCGGGTCATCGGCCTGGAGGGGGACTTCATCAG GACTCTAGGCTACAAGAAGCGGTACCTGCGCGTCCCCGACGGCCATCTCTGGATCGAGGGGGACCACCGCGGTCACAGCCTGGACAGCAACACCTTCGGCCCG GTGTCGGCGGGGCTGCTTCACGGCCGGGCGTCTCACATCATCTGGCCTCCTCGCCGCTGGCAGCGCATCCGAGCCCACCTCCCGCCCAACAGAGCCCCGCTGTACACGGATGAAGACGAGGAGTGA